In one window of Vibrio sp. DW001 DNA:
- a CDS encoding chromosome partitioning protein ParA, producing MVTINGLTPTVIHRNQKAAKKGALKKEQASDGVVQTTKVAAAVSQSIRQLSESELERVQVQYDLPEGQSRKAMEEYMDILNRSKKEELARLIGVDIYI from the coding sequence ATGGTGACAATTAATGGCTTAACACCAACGGTAATTCATAGAAATCAAAAAGCGGCCAAGAAAGGCGCTTTGAAGAAAGAGCAAGCGAGTGACGGTGTTGTGCAAACGACCAAGGTTGCTGCTGCTGTATCCCAGTCCATAAGACAGTTAAGTGAATCTGAGCTTGAAAGAGTTCAGGTTCAGTATGACCTTCCTGAAGGGCAATCCCGTAAAGCGATGGAAGAGTATATGGATATTTTGAATCGCTCTAAGAAAGAGGAACTTGCTAGATTAATCGGAGTCGATATCTATATTTAG
- a CDS encoding Slp family lipoprotein, with protein MMFRTISILICSALISACSSLPDSLSTTNENVLTDYQQWVDAPVDQENEVRLGGIIANVTNLENQTRIEVVNMPINSVGKPSLHSEPTGRYVGYYNGYLESMSFAKGRLVTLLGVSDGEEQGKVDDFDMTFKVMNIKGFHLWRIEETVIVNDIESHFSPCYGLYCRGSRGLPSKGKVIQEVK; from the coding sequence ATGATGTTTAGAACGATAAGCATACTCATCTGTTCGGCTTTAATATCAGCTTGCTCATCGCTGCCTGATTCGTTATCAACGACAAACGAGAATGTATTAACCGATTATCAACAGTGGGTAGATGCCCCAGTAGACCAAGAAAATGAAGTCCGGCTTGGTGGTATTATTGCGAATGTGACTAACCTAGAAAACCAGACCCGAATTGAGGTTGTCAACATGCCAATTAACAGCGTTGGCAAACCCAGCTTACACTCTGAACCAACAGGTCGTTATGTTGGTTACTACAATGGCTATTTAGAATCCATGTCGTTTGCAAAAGGTCGTCTTGTCACGTTATTAGGTGTGAGCGACGGAGAGGAACAAGGCAAAGTAGATGATTTCGATATGACATTTAAAGTGATGAATATAAAAGGCTTTCACCTATGGCGTATAGAAGAAACGGTTATTGTAAATGACATAGAAAGTCATTTTTCACCTTGTTATGGGCTCTATTGCCGTGGATCTAGAGGTCTACCTAGTAAGGGAAAGGTCATACAGGAAGTAAAATAA